GCCATCACCATGGGAGATGCAGCAGGTGTCGGCCCGGAGATCATCGTTAAAGCCCTCATGCACAAAGAGGTCTATGAGCGTTGCCGGCCACTCGTCATTGGGGATGCTCGCCGGCTCAGACAGGCCGCTGAGATCGTTCATGCAGAGCTCACCATTCATCCCCTGATCGAAGAACGCCTCTCAGAGGCCAGTTTTACTCCCGGAGTGATCGACTGCATTGACCTTGCCCTGATCCCTGACGATCTTCCATGGGGCAAGATATCTCCAATTGCCGGAGATGCGGCTTACCGTTATCTCAAAGTCGCAGCCAGGCTTGCGATGAATGGCGGCATCCAGGCCATCTGCACCGCGCCGCTTAATAAGGAAGCGCTTCATGCAGGCGGTCATCTCTTTCCCGGGCATACTGAGCTGCTCGCATCGCTAACCGGTGCGGGAGAAGTCTCGATGATGCTCTCGACCCCGAAGTTACGTGTTGTGCATGTCACAACCCATATTGGTCTTATCGATGCCATTGAGAAGATTGATGCCGATTTGGTTGAGCGAACCATCACCCGCGCCCATGCGGCACTTGAGCGCGCCGGCGTCAAGGATCCACGCATCGGCGTGTGCGGCATCAATCCTCATGCCGGCGAGAACGGACTCTTCGGCCGCGGCGAGGAGGGCGAGAAGATCGTACCGGCTGTTGAGGCGTGCAGGAGCAGAGGGTGGGATGTGAAGGGACCGCTCCCGGCGGACACCCTGTTTTTTCTAGCTCAGCGCGGTGATTTCGACATGGTGGTCGCCATGTATCACGACCAGGGCCATGGGCCGGTGAAAGTCCTGGGGTTGGAATCAGGAGTAAATATTACCCTCGGGCTCCCCGTGATTCGTACCTCCGTCGATCATGGAACGGCCTTCGATATCGCCGGAACGGGCCAGGCCGACGAGCGTAGTTTGCTCGAAGCCATCAACCAGGCAATTCAACTAGCAACAGTTGGAAGCTAGTGTCCTGAATCTAAAGGTCATGACATAAATCACGAAGAGCTTTGCCCCCGAAGCCTTGAAAAGCAGGTCCTTCACTAATCACCCCAGCGAACAAGTTCGCCGGGGACCCCGAACGTTCAGGATGACAACATTTATGACAAGAACTTCTTAGACTACACACTGGATTGGTTGAAACAACGTGAGCTCGGATCTATTTCTTTAGACCTTCAGACCAATAAGCCGCATCAGCTCGACGCCGTTGCTCTTAGTGACTACGCCTTCTTGCAGAAGGAAGTCGAACTGCATCTTTCCGTCCACAATGGCATCTTGAAAATGCATATTTCTCAGCATGCCGTCTTCATGGTCCATATGGGTGAGTGAAAGATCATGCGTCGTCAAAATTCCGATGGCGCCGGCCTCGACGAGCTCACGCGTAACTCCTTCCGCACCGATGCGGCGGTCCTTCGAGTTGGTTCCTTGCAATAATTCATCCAAAAGAAAAAGCAGCGGTGGCCCGGACTGTTGCGCAAGGCTGCATATTGCTTGAAGCTTTTCGATCTCGGCATAGAACCGCGAGGCTCCACGCTGGAGAGAGTCATTGACCAGCAGGCTTGCCCCGATCCGCAGAGGCGTCAATTGCATCCGCTTTGCCCGAACCGGGGCACCGCACAATGCCAGCACTGTGTTGATGCCCACGGTACGCATCAACGTGCTCTTTCCGGACATGTTGGAACCGCTGACTAGCAGCACCCTGGCGGGCTCGCCGATGTCCACGCTGTTCCGGACGCACTTCGCAGCCGGAATCAGCGGATGGCCGAGGTATTCGGCGTGGAAGTTCCCCGGCCCGTCGACAAAGGTTGGAAACGGGTCTTCAGGATGTTCGTAGCTGTAGGCCGCCAGTGAGAGCAGCGCCTCCATCTCCCCAAGGCTGTCTAGCCAGGATGCCAGCGCATGGCCATGCCGCTCGCGCCAGGCATGAATCGCAAAAGCAAGCTGCACAGTGTACATCAGCGGTAGATTGAATAGCCTGACGAATGGATTTGCCAGAGCTTCCAGATAGTCGACAATCTTTCCCAGTTGCGCAATCGCTTCAGAGGCCGCGATATGTCCTGAGAAAAGTTGCTTCTGGATGCTCTGAAGATGAGGTCCTTCGAAATGCTGCTGCTCTATCTCGTGCAGCAGCGCTGAAACCAGTTTCAGATTCTGAAAGGCTTTGTCGGCACCATCGAGCGTCAGTGCTATCCGGCGTTTCAGATACCGTACAAGGCACCACTGCGCCACCAGCACCGCAAGCAGGGGGCCGGCGAATCCATGTGTGAGCCAGAAAGCCGCCGCACCAACCGCAAGAAGCGTGAGCCCCGCGGCAAGCCAGCGAAGCCAGATACTGGCGAATGGGTGAGTGGATGCTCCCCATTGCTTGAGCGATTCAGGCCATACTCCAATCGAGACGGCCTCGCCCGTGACCGCCATCTCTTCTCTAAAATCCAGTTGACCTCGAAGCTCAGATACTGCGTTCTGTCTACGGTAAATCGTCTCCGGCGAGGCAGCGTGAAGCAGCCACGCCAGCAGGCACTGTTCGCCCATGCGTGTCCGCGCTACGCAGAGCAGCTCGAACAGACTTCCTTTTCCGACGATATCCAGGTCCCGGGCGTAGAGACTGGACATAATCGCCTGCTCCGGTAGTGAGCGTTCCGTAGTTCGCGGCCAGTCGTCTCCAATCCGCGCCAGGCCCTTACTGTAAAACTCCACGGCTCGGCGTTCGTCTGCCTGTCGGCGCAGGACGCGTGAGTGATAAACCGCGACTGCGATGAATAACAATATCGGGATGCCCGGAAGCCAGAGGGATCGATAGGAATGGCTGCGCGACAACCAGGCGATGGCAATCGTAGCGGCGATGAGCAGCAGCTTCAGATAACCGAGGGCAATGTGCCGGGTCTCATGTCTTTCGACCTGCTGCTCACGTAGACGTCGCCGACGCATGTATTCCTCAACTGGAGACCAGGGAGACGAAGCTGCCATCTGCCTATTATCCGCTGGCAGCTCGGCCGTTAATGGCGAACCGGCTGGCGGTAGCGTTTTTCGATCCGGTGCTTTCGTGATGAAGTCTCTGAAAAAATCTCTTGCATTAACGGAACATCGTTGTAGTGTTGTACGTAACTAAAACAGTGCATCGGTCATCGATGCAAAGAAGGTGCTCATGGACCAGCTTTGGGATGACGGTCAGCCGATTTATCTGCAGCTACGCGACCGAATTGTGGCCATGTTTCTGGATGGCACGCTGCGCGAGGGCGATCCACTTCCATCAGTGCGGAACATCGCCGCGGAGTACAGAATCAATCCCCTGACGGTCCTCAAGGGCTATCAGGAGCTTGTCGACAGTGGTCTGGTGGAAAGCCGTCGTGGTTTGGGGATGTATATGCTTCCCGGGGCACGCGACCTGCTGCTGCAGGCCGAACGCCAGCGGTTTTTGACCACGCAGTGGCCCAAGGTCGTAGCGACCATCCGTCGCCTGGGGCTTCGCCCCGAAGAGCTTTTGAAAACGTTGAAGGAGGCGCAATGACTGCCTGCATTGAAGCGCAAGGACTCCGCAAAACCTACGGGTCGACCACTGCTCTCGGCGGAGTGGATCTCCACGTCGAAGAAGGCCGAATTCTCGGCCTGATCGGGCCGAACGGGGCTGGAAAGAGCACAACGCTCGACGCCATTCTCGGGCTGATTCCTTACGAAGGCGCCCTTCAGGTGCTTGGCTTGAACCCCTGGATGCAGCGTGAGAAGTTGATGCAGCAGGTCGCCTTCATCGCCGACGTAGCCGTGCTGCCGCGCTGGATCCGCGTCCACCAGGCGCTGGACTATATGGAAGGCATTCATCCGCGCTTTGACCGAGCCAAGGCTGAAACCTTTCTGGCAAAGACCTCCATTCCTCCCAAGGCTCGCGTGAAGGCGCTCTCCAAGGGAATGACAGCGCAACTGCACCTGGCGCTGATCATGGCCATCGATGCCAAACTGCTGGTGCTCGATGAGCCGACGCTTGGCCTCGACATCCTCTACCGCAGGCAGTTTTACGACTCGCTGTTGAACGACTACTTCGACCACCGCCGCACGATCCTGATCACGACGCACCAGGTGGAAGAGGTGCAGCACATCCTGACCGATGTGCTCTTCATCCAGCGCGGCAAGATCACCTTCTCCTCCAGCATGGAGGCATTCGAGACGCGCTACGCCGAGGTGATGGTCCAGCCAGAGAACCTGAATGCCGCCCGCGCGTTGAAACCGGTCTCGGAGCGGCAGGTCTTTGGCCGAAGCGTTCTGCTCTTCGACGGGCTCGAACCGGAGAAGGCAGCAGCACTTGGTGAAGTCCGCACTCCAAGCCTTGCAGATGTATTCGTTGCCATGATGACGCACCAGGGAGGGATCCAATGACCAGCGCCGAAACCCTTGCCATACCTTCTGTCGAGACAGAGAAGACGGTAAATGCACCGCGCCCCTTCTACTGGTCCATCCGTCGCGAGCTGTGGGAGCACCGCTCAATCCTGTTCGCTCCCGCCACCGTGGCGGCTGCGATCATTGTCGTCGCGATTGTGCGTATCAGCTTCCTCACGGCGTTTGTACACAATGGAGGCTCCGTACGCATGGAGAGGAATGGTGGCGGCCAGGACATTGTTGCCGGCATGTTCATGGTTGCGGCCGGCCTTGTCCTCATCACTGCCATTCTGACCGGTGTCTTTTATTCGCTCGATGCGTTATTGAGCGAGCGCCGCGACCGCAGCATTCTTTTCTGGAAGTCACTGCCCGTTTCGGACCGGACGACCGTGCTCGCGAAAGCCGCCGTTCCCATAGTGGTTCTCCCGGGGGTGGCATTTGTTATTACCATCGCGATGAACATTGTGCTGGCTCTGATCTTTTCGTTTGGCCTGCTCATCTTCCGAGAACCACTGGGTGATCTATGGAGCCAGCTTCCGTTCTTTCAGATCCAGGTCTTCGTGCTCTACTTCATCGTGACCTGCACGCTGTGGTATGCCCCTATTTATGGTTGGCTGCTGCTGGTCTCAAGCATCAGCCGGCGGGCAGCTCTTGTCTGGGCAGTGGTGCCTTTCATCGGCGCCGTGGGATTGGAGCGCTTCGCTTTCAGGACCGAGTATGTCGGCCGTTGGCTGCAGCATCGGCTAGCTGGAGGTGTACAGGCGGCCTTCCACTATGCCACGAAGCACAATGGCCCAATAGGCCTGAGAGATGCCACGCCGCTCGTCTACCTGGCGGAGCCGGGACTCTGGATGGGACTCGCAGCTTTCGCGATCTTCCTCTTTCTCTGCATCCGGATGCGCCGTTTCCAAGGGCCCATCTAGGAGCTGTTATTTGGGATGAAAAGAGGGTTTGCCTCCGATACCCATTAAGACTAGTCCGCGTGCAATCTTGATACAAACTGGTGTGGGGCCGGGAGAGACCGAAGGGTGTCTTCCGGCCAAAGGGCCAGCCCCGCGGATCGGGGCCGGTTCGATGGAGAAGCCTCCAAGCCCCCAGGCATTCTTTCTTCCACAGGTAACGACAAGCTCTCAATGGAATGTTCTATTGACTGAAACCCTATAGCAGGCGCTACCCTCGCATCGGGCCAGATGTGACGTGCCAGATACCTGCTATTCGGGAGATAGATCATGTACAGACCATTCATCGCGCGCGTCATTGCGATGGCAGCAATCGCCGTTTCGGCTCTACACGGCCAGTCACTCTCCACGCACTGGGAAGACCTCACAGCCCCTGATTTCGTTCAAGCGCTGCAACAGTCGAAGCAGACCTGCCTTCTGCCCTTCGGCATCATCGAGAAGCATGGTCCATCCGGCCCGCTCGGAACGGATCTGATGAATGGCCGCTATATCGCCGATCTGGCCTCCCATCAGGAATACACCATCATCTTTCCTCCGTATTACTTCGGTCAGATCGCCGAGGCGCGCTCTCAGCCTGGAACTCTCGCCTACCCAGCCCGCATTCAGATGAAGCTGCTGCAGCTGACGGTCGATGAGATGGCCCGCAACGGATGCAAAAAGATCATCATTCAAAACGCGCACGGTGGAAACACCATGCTGCTGCATTATTTCGCGCAGACGCAGCTCGATCAGCGGCACGACTACGTTGTCTATGGTTACTTCGCTACGCCGGCCTCGGATCTTCCAGCCGCCGCCAAGCCATCGAAGCCTGGCGTCGACGGTCATGCCGGCGAGGGAGAGGTCTCCAATATCATGGCGCACACACCGCAGGATGCTCATCCGGAACGCGCCGGCCAGCAGTCAGGTGCCGACCAGCAACGGCTTAGCCTTCCTGGAAGCGTCTATACGGGCATATGGTGGTATGCCAGCTATCCGAATCACTATCAGGGTGATGCCTCCGGAGCGACGGCAGCTCGGGGAAAAGCAGCTACGGAATTCAGCGCCAAACAACTGGCTGCCGCCATCAAGGCAATCAAGGAAGATACCAGCGCCGCAGCCATACAGAAGGAGTTTTACGATAAGGCCGATACGCCGGTTAACACCAAGCAGTAGCGCGTGCAAGCTCGGGCCAGGACGGCGAAACTCGGGGCTTATCTACTTCGCTTGCATGCGCAAGGCGCCGTCCAGCCGGATGGTTTCTCCGTTGATCATGATCTGCTCAAAAACGGAGCAAACAAGCTGTGCAAACTCTTCTGGCTTGCCTAGCCGGGAAGGGAAGGGAACGGTCTGCGCCAGCGAGTCCTGTACTTCCTGGGAGAAGCCGCTCATCATCGGCGTCAGGAAAAGTCCCGGAGCAATGGCCACAACCCTGATTCCGCTGCGCGCAAGCTCCCGCGCTGCCGGTAGCGTCAGGCCTACAACCCCCGCCTTCGATGCCGCATACGCTGTCTGCCCGATCTGTCCCTCGAACGCAGCAATTGAAGCGGTATTCACAATCACGCCTCGCTCTCCATCCGCAGTCGGAGTATTCTGAGACATTGCGGCGGCGGCCAGGCGCATCATATTGAATGTGCCAATCAGATTGACCGTAATGGCCTTGGTGAAGGTAGAAAGCGAATGAGGGCCGTTCTTTCCAACCACACGCTCACCCGGCGCAATACCCGCGCAATTCACCAGTCCATGCAACGCGCCAAACCGTCGTTTAGCTTCCTGTACGGCGTTCAGTCCATCATCTTCACTTGTCACATCTGTCGGCACGTATACGGCGGACTTTCCCAGCTCTTGCGCTAAAACGTTGCCTGTCGGGCTCACATCCGCGACGACAACGGAGCCTCCGCGACTCACCAGTGCGCGCGCGGTTGCAGCTCCGAGCCCTGAAGCAGAACCGGTGACAAGAAATGTTCTTCCCGCAATCTCCACTCGTTTCCCCCGGCATTTCCTGGTTGGTGACATCCTGATAGCGGACGCTATAAACTGCACACCACTTCGCGCAGAATGGCGAGACCCAACTTAGTGAATCCGAAAACCGCTGTCAACCTTGTGCGCAACCAATTGAATAATGGGGATCATGGCCGGCGGAACGGGACTTCTCACTGATCAGGAAGGCGATGGCACATCTCTTCTCTCTTACAGCCGAGCAACAGGAAATCAGCAATGTGGCGAAGAAATTCGCTGCGACCGAGATTGCTCCGCACGCTCTCGAATGGGACCAGGCAAGACATCTCCCATTAGACGTGATCCGTTCCACCGCACCTCTCGGCATGGGTGGGATCTACGTGCGAGAGGATGTCGGCGGCAGCGGGCTCGATCGCCTCGATGGTGTGCTGATCTTCGAAGGTCTTGCGACAGGATGTCCTGTGATCTCCGCTTATATCTCCGTTCACAACATGGTCGCCTGGATCATCGACACCTTCGGTGACGAATCTCAACGAAAAGCCTATTTACCCAGACTGTGCTCTATGGAATCGACGGGAGCATACGCGCTGACCGAGCCTTCGTCTGGTTCCGACGCCGGCGCTCTCGCTGCGAGAGCTGTTCGCGATGGCGACACGTACGTTCTAAACGGGGTCAAGCAGTTCATCAGCGGGGCCGGTGTACCTGGGACTATCTATATCGTTATGGCCCGTACCGCGGATACAGGTAGCCGCGGAATATCGGCGTTCCTGATTGAAGACGGAACGCCGGGACTCTCTTTTGGAGCGCATGAAAAGAAGATGGGCTGGCATGCTCAGCCAACTCGTCAGTTGATTCTCGAAGATGTACGAATCCCGGCGAGGAACCTGATCGGACAAGAAGGACAAGGCTTCAAGATCGCCATGGCGGCCTTGGATGGCGGCCGACTGAACATTGCAGCGTGTTCGTTGGGCGGGGCTTCCACGGCGCTGGAAAAGACGCTCCACTACGTCGCAGATCGGCATGCATTCGGAAAGCGCCTGGCCGACTTCCAGGCACTTCAATTCAGGCTTGCCGATATGGCAACCGAGCTCGAAATCGCGCGAACATTCCTATGGCGGGCCGCCGCATCTCTCAGTGGGCGCAGCCGCGATGCAACTGTCTTGTGCGCGATGGCAAAGCGATTTGTGACCGACGTAGGCTTTCACGTGGCGAATGAAGCACTTCAGCTTCACGGCGGTTATGGCTATCTGTTGGAGTACGGCATCGAAAAGATCGTCCGTGATCTGCGTGTCCATCAGATTCTTGAGGGAACGAACGAGATTATGCGGCTGATTGTCTCTCGGAGCCTTCTCGAGGACCTCAAGTGAGCGAGGTCGAAATCCGGGTCGAAGGCGCTTGCGGCCGTTTGACCCTGAATCGTCCATCAGCGCTCAATTCATTGACGCTGATGATGGTGCGTGAGCTTAAAGCTGCTCTACGGCAATGGATAGAAGATCCTGCAGTTGAGTTCATCCTGCTCGATGGCGCCGGTGAGCGTGGACTATGCGCGGGTGGTGATATCCGGGCCTTGTACGATGCAGCCCGATCAGGACGTCTCGAGGAAGCAGCAACTTTCTTTCGCGAAGAGTATGAACTAAACAGTCTGATCTCCAGTTACCCAAAGCCATACATCGCATTGATGGACGGTGTTGTCATGGGTGGCGGCATCGGTATCTCAGCCCATGGCTCACTCCGCGTCGTCACGGAACGTTCTACCCTGGCCATGCCCGAAACGAGAATCGGATTTATTCCGGACGTGGGCGGGACATTTCTGTTAGCCAGGGCTCCGGATGAACTGGGAACCTATGCAGCACTGACCGCCAGTCGTTTAGGCCCGGCGGACGCGCTTCTTCTCCGGCTAGGCGATCTGTTCATCTCGTCAAACGAAATTCCCTCGATGATCGCGGAACTAGCGCTCTGCAGGACGGCACTGGATGCGCACGAATTGCTCCTCAACAAGAGCGCAGCCCCATCGCCTGGTTCTTTGGAAGCGGAGCGCCAGTGGATTCGCCGCTGCTTCTCGAGGCAGACAATCGAAGAGATTCTCAACAGCCTGGACGAAGAAACGAGCGATATCGCCCAACGTGCCGCCGCGGAGATCCGCAAAAACTCGCCTACCGCGCTCAAGGTCACTCTTCGCGCTCTGCGGGATGCGCGGCACAAGGCTGACCTTGGCTATTCTCTGCGGCAAGAGTACAACCTTGCCATGGCGTGTCTGCAAAATCCGGACTTCCTCGAAGGAGTACGCGCGGCACTCATTGATAAGGACCAACAGCCTCGCTGGTCCCCCGATGACCCGGCTCGCGTCACCGGTGAACAAGTCGAGAAGTTTTTTCAGAACCACGAATTCCCACCCCTAAACCTGGGTCATACGTACTCACAACGAGGGGTGTCGGGCGACAATCGTAGAAATCTGAGTAGAGGGAACTATGGCTGAACAACAATTAAATCAAGCCGAAACATTACTGATCGAGACTCGCGGTCGTGTAGCTCTCATCACCCTGAATCGCCCCGGCGCTTTGAATGCTCTCAATAGGCAAGCGATGCAGGAGTTAGCGGAAGCGACACGCCACTTCGACCGCGATCCGAATATCGGCTGCATCGTGATCACTGGTTCCGAAAAGGCTTTTGCGGCTGGTGCAGACATCAAAGAGATGCAGCACCAGAGCTTCATGGACGTTTATCTCGCTGATTGGTTTTCCGGCTGGGAAGAGTTGACGCGCACCCGTAAGCCGATGATCGCTGCAGTCTCCGGCTATGCGCTGGGAGGCGGATGTGAATTGGCGATGATGTGTGACATCATCTA
This genomic window from Terriglobus albidus contains:
- the pdxA gene encoding 4-hydroxythreonine-4-phosphate dehydrogenase PdxA, producing the protein MTPIIAITMGDAAGVGPEIIVKALMHKEVYERCRPLVIGDARRLRQAAEIVHAELTIHPLIEERLSEASFTPGVIDCIDLALIPDDLPWGKISPIAGDAAYRYLKVAARLAMNGGIQAICTAPLNKEALHAGGHLFPGHTELLASLTGAGEVSMMLSTPKLRVVHVTTHIGLIDAIEKIDADLVERTITRAHAALERAGVKDPRIGVCGINPHAGENGLFGRGEEGEKIVPAVEACRSRGWDVKGPLPADTLFFLAQRGDFDMVVAMYHDQGHGPVKVLGLESGVNITLGLPVIRTSVDHGTAFDIAGTGQADERSLLEAINQAIQLATVGS
- a CDS encoding MutS-related protein, which produces MRRRRLREQQVERHETRHIALGYLKLLLIAATIAIAWLSRSHSYRSLWLPGIPILLFIAVAVYHSRVLRRQADERRAVEFYSKGLARIGDDWPRTTERSLPEQAIMSSLYARDLDIVGKGSLFELLCVARTRMGEQCLLAWLLHAASPETIYRRQNAVSELRGQLDFREEMAVTGEAVSIGVWPESLKQWGASTHPFASIWLRWLAAGLTLLAVGAAAFWLTHGFAGPLLAVLVAQWCLVRYLKRRIALTLDGADKAFQNLKLVSALLHEIEQQHFEGPHLQSIQKQLFSGHIAASEAIAQLGKIVDYLEALANPFVRLFNLPLMYTVQLAFAIHAWRERHGHALASWLDSLGEMEALLSLAAYSYEHPEDPFPTFVDGPGNFHAEYLGHPLIPAAKCVRNSVDIGEPARVLLVSGSNMSGKSTLMRTVGINTVLALCGAPVRAKRMQLTPLRIGASLLVNDSLQRGASRFYAEIEKLQAICSLAQQSGPPLLFLLDELLQGTNSKDRRIGAEGVTRELVEAGAIGILTTHDLSLTHMDHEDGMLRNMHFQDAIVDGKMQFDFLLQEGVVTKSNGVELMRLIGLKV
- a CDS encoding GntR family transcriptional regulator → MDQLWDDGQPIYLQLRDRIVAMFLDGTLREGDPLPSVRNIAAEYRINPLTVLKGYQELVDSGLVESRRGLGMYMLPGARDLLLQAERQRFLTTQWPKVVATIRRLGLRPEELLKTLKEAQ
- a CDS encoding ABC transporter ATP-binding protein; this translates as MTACIEAQGLRKTYGSTTALGGVDLHVEEGRILGLIGPNGAGKSTTLDAILGLIPYEGALQVLGLNPWMQREKLMQQVAFIADVAVLPRWIRVHQALDYMEGIHPRFDRAKAETFLAKTSIPPKARVKALSKGMTAQLHLALIMAIDAKLLVLDEPTLGLDILYRRQFYDSLLNDYFDHRRTILITTHQVEEVQHILTDVLFIQRGKITFSSSMEAFETRYAEVMVQPENLNAARALKPVSERQVFGRSVLLFDGLEPEKAAALGEVRTPSLADVFVAMMTHQGGIQ
- a CDS encoding ABC transporter permease; protein product: MTSAETLAIPSVETEKTVNAPRPFYWSIRRELWEHRSILFAPATVAAAIIVVAIVRISFLTAFVHNGGSVRMERNGGGQDIVAGMFMVAAGLVLITAILTGVFYSLDALLSERRDRSILFWKSLPVSDRTTVLAKAAVPIVVLPGVAFVITIAMNIVLALIFSFGLLIFREPLGDLWSQLPFFQIQVFVLYFIVTCTLWYAPIYGWLLLVSSISRRAALVWAVVPFIGAVGLERFAFRTEYVGRWLQHRLAGGVQAAFHYATKHNGPIGLRDATPLVYLAEPGLWMGLAAFAIFLFLCIRMRRFQGPI
- a CDS encoding creatininase family protein; translation: MYRPFIARVIAMAAIAVSALHGQSLSTHWEDLTAPDFVQALQQSKQTCLLPFGIIEKHGPSGPLGTDLMNGRYIADLASHQEYTIIFPPYYFGQIAEARSQPGTLAYPARIQMKLLQLTVDEMARNGCKKIIIQNAHGGNTMLLHYFAQTQLDQRHDYVVYGYFATPASDLPAAAKPSKPGVDGHAGEGEVSNIMAHTPQDAHPERAGQQSGADQQRLSLPGSVYTGIWWYASYPNHYQGDASGATAARGKAATEFSAKQLAAAIKAIKEDTSAAAIQKEFYDKADTPVNTKQ
- a CDS encoding 3-hydroxyacyl-CoA dehydrogenase translates to MEIAGRTFLVTGSASGLGAATARALVSRGGSVVVADVSPTGNVLAQELGKSAVYVPTDVTSEDDGLNAVQEAKRRFGALHGLVNCAGIAPGERVVGKNGPHSLSTFTKAITVNLIGTFNMMRLAAAAMSQNTPTADGERGVIVNTASIAAFEGQIGQTAYAASKAGVVGLTLPAARELARSGIRVVAIAPGLFLTPMMSGFSQEVQDSLAQTVPFPSRLGKPEEFAQLVCSVFEQIMINGETIRLDGALRMQAK
- a CDS encoding acyl-CoA dehydrogenase family protein yields the protein MAHLFSLTAEQQEISNVAKKFAATEIAPHALEWDQARHLPLDVIRSTAPLGMGGIYVREDVGGSGLDRLDGVLIFEGLATGCPVISAYISVHNMVAWIIDTFGDESQRKAYLPRLCSMESTGAYALTEPSSGSDAGALAARAVRDGDTYVLNGVKQFISGAGVPGTIYIVMARTADTGSRGISAFLIEDGTPGLSFGAHEKKMGWHAQPTRQLILEDVRIPARNLIGQEGQGFKIAMAALDGGRLNIAACSLGGASTALEKTLHYVADRHAFGKRLADFQALQFRLADMATELEIARTFLWRAAASLSGRSRDATVLCAMAKRFVTDVGFHVANEALQLHGGYGYLLEYGIEKIVRDLRVHQILEGTNEIMRLIVSRSLLEDLK
- a CDS encoding enoyl-CoA hydratase/isomerase family protein encodes the protein MSEVEIRVEGACGRLTLNRPSALNSLTLMMVRELKAALRQWIEDPAVEFILLDGAGERGLCAGGDIRALYDAARSGRLEEAATFFREEYELNSLISSYPKPYIALMDGVVMGGGIGISAHGSLRVVTERSTLAMPETRIGFIPDVGGTFLLARAPDELGTYAALTASRLGPADALLLRLGDLFISSNEIPSMIAELALCRTALDAHELLLNKSAAPSPGSLEAERQWIRRCFSRQTIEEILNSLDEETSDIAQRAAAEIRKNSPTALKVTLRALRDARHKADLGYSLRQEYNLAMACLQNPDFLEGVRAALIDKDQQPRWSPDDPARVTGEQVEKFFQNHEFPPLNLGHTYSQRGVSGDNRRNLSRGNYG